A DNA window from Amycolatopsis sp. DSM 110486 contains the following coding sequences:
- a CDS encoding MFS transporter, with translation MATGSKSVSASAVVLPLALGQFIASYAATNMNVAISTIADDLGTSVISIQTAITLFTLTMAALMIPGSKLTDFLGRKVCFIAGLVIYGSGALLSSFAQGIGLLIVGYSLLEGIGSALLIPPIYILVTVVFEDVSARARNFGIVSGAAGLGAAAGPLLGGLITSYLGWRASFLFQVAVIVLIIVLALRIVDPPLAERPPHFDVWGAVLSAAGLFFVVFGVLQSSTYGWLKSREDFTIGGTVVIPQGGMSPVWIYVAIGVVLLAIFFLHLRRVEHAGRAPLFSLKIFRSKASNLGLVTQVLQWLVMQGAFFVTSVFLQQIRGFNAIETGLVLVPATIGILAASALAGRMSRRHSLRRLIRAGFSSTTLGLVLMLVLVREDSSVWTFAPGLLLMGIGIGVMLTASVNLVQSSSPEEAQGDISGVSRSVSNLGSSLGTALVGSVLAGAAVPGNGPFGIALIMLVCLALVGVVTALLIPKHAKR, from the coding sequence ATGGCCACGGGATCGAAGAGCGTCTCCGCTTCCGCCGTCGTACTGCCACTCGCGCTCGGGCAGTTCATCGCGAGCTACGCGGCGACGAACATGAACGTGGCGATCAGCACGATCGCCGACGACCTCGGCACGTCGGTCATCAGCATCCAGACGGCGATCACGCTGTTCACGCTCACGATGGCCGCGCTGATGATCCCCGGCAGCAAGCTCACGGACTTCCTCGGCCGCAAGGTCTGCTTCATCGCGGGCCTCGTGATCTACGGCTCGGGCGCGCTGCTCTCGTCGTTCGCGCAGGGCATCGGGCTGCTGATCGTGGGGTACTCGCTGCTGGAGGGCATCGGGTCGGCGCTGCTGATCCCGCCGATCTACATCCTCGTCACGGTGGTGTTCGAAGACGTGAGCGCCCGCGCCCGCAACTTCGGGATCGTGAGCGGGGCGGCGGGGCTCGGGGCGGCGGCGGGGCCGCTGCTGGGCGGTCTGATCACGAGCTACCTCGGCTGGCGGGCGTCGTTCCTCTTCCAGGTGGCCGTGATCGTGCTGATCATCGTCCTCGCCTTGCGCATCGTCGACCCGCCGCTGGCCGAGCGCCCGCCGCACTTCGACGTGTGGGGCGCGGTGCTGTCGGCGGCCGGGCTGTTCTTCGTGGTCTTCGGCGTGCTGCAGAGCTCCACCTACGGGTGGCTCAAGTCGCGTGAGGACTTCACGATCGGTGGCACGGTGGTGATCCCCCAGGGCGGCATGTCGCCGGTGTGGATCTACGTCGCGATCGGGGTCGTGCTGCTGGCGATCTTCTTCCTGCATCTGCGGCGAGTGGAGCACGCGGGGCGCGCCCCGCTGTTCTCGCTGAAGATCTTCCGCAGCAAGGCGTCGAACCTCGGGCTCGTCACCCAGGTGCTGCAGTGGCTGGTCATGCAGGGCGCGTTCTTCGTGACGTCGGTGTTCCTGCAGCAGATCCGCGGCTTCAACGCGATCGAGACGGGGCTGGTGCTCGTGCCCGCCACCATCGGCATCCTCGCCGCGTCGGCCCTCGCGGGACGGATGTCGCGGCGCCACTCGTTGCGCAGGCTGATCCGGGCCGGCTTCAGCTCCACCACGCTGGGCCTCGTGCTGATGCTGGTGCTCGTCCGGGAAGACTCGAGCGTCTGGACGTTCGCGCCCGGGCTGTTGCTGATGGGCATCGGGATCGGCGTGATGCTGACGGCGTCGGTCAACCTCGTGCAGTCCAGCTCGCCGGAAGAGGCGCAGGGCGACATCTCGGGTGTGTCGCGCAGCGTGTCGAACCTCGGCTCGTCACTGGGCACCGCGCTGGTCGGCTCCGTGCTCGCCGGCGCGGCCGTCCCGGGCAACGGGCCGTTCGGCATCGCCCTGATCATGCTCGTGTGCCTCGCCCTCGTCGGGGTGGTCACGGCGCTGCTGATCCCGAAGCACGCCAAGCGGTAA
- a CDS encoding PadR family transcriptional regulator has translation MRTAREMDKLASAFLGGGHGARFSAADLRAAVGVHNARLYPLLQQMRQRGWITDEWPKSDPLRPHCYLLTERGREELSDA, from the coding sequence ATGCGGACAGCCCGGGAAATGGACAAGCTGGCGTCGGCGTTCCTCGGCGGCGGTCACGGCGCACGCTTCTCGGCTGCGGATCTGCGCGCCGCGGTCGGCGTACACAACGCGCGCCTGTATCCCCTGCTGCAGCAGATGCGGCAGCGTGGCTGGATCACCGACGAATGGCCCAAGTCCGATCCGCTTCGTCCGCACTGCTACCTGCTCACCGAACGCGGCCGGGAAGAACTCTCGGACGCCTAG